A stretch of Myxococcus hansupus DNA encodes these proteins:
- a CDS encoding serine hydrolase domain-containing protein, with amino-acid sequence MFYRVVLLWLCLAGCGGNRLPTGPGSPPDLLDDGWAVASFEDAGVQRPWFDALERDVEQGTMALPDAVLVARDGRLLYERYWNGFKRGDAHDLRSATKSVTSLLVGMAHERGLLPDLDAPVLSLLPHLAPVRNAEPRKERITLRHLLQMRSGLSCDDWDGGSPGNEERMYDTRDWARFIVDVPMRDEPGMVTRYCTGGVVLLGAVLEHVSGQSITDLSREWLFAPMKVQDFTWKPAGRKGTDTGGHLHLRPRDFLKLGQVILDGGAWQGERLVSEAWVSESVEPLGPLGDAGYGLLWWSTRFVIQGTPVEVTFARGNGGQYVFVAPSLGLTAAFTASHYNGAGSALPLEMFGRYVLPAVLGFERPATGE; translated from the coding sequence ATGTTTTATCGAGTGGTGTTGTTGTGGCTGTGTCTGGCGGGGTGTGGAGGGAATCGGTTGCCCACGGGCCCGGGCTCACCTCCGGATTTGCTCGACGATGGCTGGGCCGTGGCCTCCTTCGAGGACGCGGGTGTCCAGCGCCCCTGGTTCGACGCGCTTGAGCGCGACGTGGAGCAGGGCACCATGGCGTTGCCAGACGCCGTGCTCGTCGCACGGGACGGAAGGCTTCTCTACGAGCGGTACTGGAATGGCTTCAAGCGAGGGGACGCGCACGACCTGCGGTCCGCCACCAAGAGCGTCACGTCACTGCTGGTGGGCATGGCGCATGAGCGAGGATTGCTGCCGGACCTGGATGCGCCCGTGCTGTCGCTCCTGCCGCACCTGGCTCCGGTCCGGAACGCGGAGCCGCGCAAGGAGCGCATCACCCTGCGGCACCTGCTCCAGATGCGCTCCGGGCTTTCGTGTGACGACTGGGACGGGGGTTCTCCCGGGAACGAAGAGCGGATGTATGACACCCGCGACTGGGCCCGCTTCATCGTGGATGTTCCCATGCGCGATGAGCCGGGCATGGTGACGCGCTACTGCACGGGCGGCGTGGTGCTGCTGGGTGCGGTCTTGGAGCACGTCAGCGGCCAATCCATCACGGACCTCTCCCGCGAGTGGTTGTTCGCGCCGATGAAGGTCCAGGACTTCACCTGGAAGCCCGCGGGCCGGAAGGGCACGGACACAGGCGGGCACCTGCACCTGCGTCCGCGCGACTTCCTCAAGCTGGGGCAAGTCATCCTCGACGGTGGGGCCTGGCAAGGCGAACGCCTCGTTTCCGAGGCGTGGGTGTCCGAGTCCGTCGAGCCGCTGGGGCCGCTCGGTGACGCGGGCTACGGCCTGCTCTGGTGGAGCACCCGCTTCGTCATCCAGGGCACGCCGGTGGAGGTGACCTTCGCGCGGGGGAACGGGGGCCAGTACGTCTTCGTCGCGCCCTCGCTGGGCCTCACCGCGGCCTTCACGGCCAGCCACTACAACGGCGCGGGTTCGGCGCTGCCGCTGGAGATGTTCGGGCGGTATGTGCTGCCTGCGGTGCTCGGGTTCGAGCGGCCCGCGACAGGCGAATGA
- a CDS encoding MFS transporter: MMKPNPPLLALAVGAFGIGVTEFAPMGLLPVIASDLGVSIPAAGLLVSAYAFGVLVGAPVMTLATGRVPRRTLLVGLMGIFTLGNLLSALAPEYWTLMAARVVTSFNHGAFFGVGAIVAASVVAPNRRAGAVAAMFMGLTVANITGVPLASWAGERLGWRASFWGIAGLGAVAMVALRMTLPHGRVAPSADSGAMKAELAVLRRGPVLAALALTVIGSSAMFTVFTYIAPILKEQTLASTGFVTAMLVTYGLGLTLGNWLGGRFADKSVDRTLIVTLAALATLLVLFAVVMPWQAPVAVVVFLWGVASFALVPPLQMRVMTAASDAPNLASAMNIGAFNLGNAVGAALGGAVIGLNFSYPAVALSGAAMAGAGLILVLLLVRREARVVSTLPARC; encoded by the coding sequence ATGATGAAGCCCAACCCTCCTCTGCTCGCCCTGGCGGTCGGCGCCTTCGGCATCGGCGTCACGGAGTTTGCGCCCATGGGCTTGCTGCCTGTAATCGCCAGCGACCTCGGCGTCTCCATCCCGGCGGCGGGACTGCTGGTCAGCGCCTATGCCTTCGGGGTGTTGGTCGGTGCACCAGTGATGACCCTGGCGACTGGCCGTGTGCCGCGCCGGACCCTGCTGGTCGGCCTGATGGGTATTTTCACCTTGGGCAATCTGCTGTCGGCGCTCGCGCCGGAGTATTGGACCTTGATGGCGGCCCGGGTGGTGACGTCGTTCAACCACGGTGCCTTCTTCGGCGTGGGCGCCATCGTCGCGGCCAGCGTGGTCGCGCCGAACAGGCGGGCGGGCGCTGTCGCGGCCATGTTCATGGGGCTGACGGTCGCCAACATCACCGGCGTTCCCCTGGCCTCCTGGGCGGGCGAGCGTCTCGGCTGGCGCGCTTCCTTCTGGGGCATCGCGGGGCTGGGAGCCGTGGCGATGGTCGCGCTTCGCATGACCTTGCCACACGGCCGGGTCGCGCCCTCCGCGGACAGCGGCGCCATGAAGGCCGAGTTGGCGGTGCTGAGACGCGGCCCCGTCCTGGCCGCCCTGGCGCTGACCGTCATTGGCTCCAGCGCCATGTTCACCGTCTTCACCTACATCGCTCCGATTCTGAAGGAGCAGACCTTGGCCTCGACCGGCTTCGTCACCGCCATGCTGGTGACCTATGGATTGGGGCTGACCCTCGGCAACTGGCTGGGGGGGCGCTTCGCCGACAAGTCGGTGGACCGCACCTTGATTGTCACCCTGGCCGCTCTCGCCACACTGCTGGTCCTGTTCGCCGTGGTCATGCCGTGGCAGGCGCCCGTCGCCGTGGTGGTTTTCCTTTGGGGCGTGGCGAGCTTCGCCCTGGTGCCGCCGCTGCAGATGCGGGTGATGACCGCCGCCAGCGACGCGCCGAACCTGGCTTCGGCCATGAACATCGGGGCCTTCAATCTGGGCAACGCGGTTGGTGCGGCCCTCGGTGGGGCCGTCATCGGTCTCAACTTCAGCTATCCGGCCGTGGCTTTGTCCGGAGCGGCGATGGCTGGAGCGGGTCTCATCCTGGTCTTGTTGCTGGTGCGCCGCGAGGCCCGTGTGGTCTCGACACTCCCAGCGCGTTGTTGA
- a CDS encoding LysR family transcriptional regulator gives MNAKVQPGGADRAREMAVFSAVAATGSFSAAGRDLDLTPSAVSRTIDRIEARLGVRLMLRTTRALTLTPEGQAYLGAARRILAELDDAEQAIADRGAPRGRLRVSAALSHGRLCVVPLLGDFTARYPHILVDINLTDRVVDIAAGEADVGIRFGPLPDSGLTARKIGEMPRMIVASPDYLARRGTPRVPEDLHHHNCLNFNFRRAAPVWPFVRDGREYSLSVKGCIEANNGETLGQLAAAGVGVTRVGAFSVEEELRSGRLVPLLERYNPGDVENVHAVFVGGASLPARVRVFVDYLADALQ, from the coding sequence ATGAACGCAAAGGTGCAGCCGGGCGGCGCGGACCGGGCGAGGGAGATGGCCGTCTTTTCGGCCGTGGCGGCGACCGGCAGCTTCTCCGCGGCCGGTCGTGACCTGGACCTGACCCCCTCGGCCGTCAGCCGGACCATCGACCGCATCGAGGCGCGCCTGGGGGTACGACTGATGCTGCGCACGACCCGGGCCCTCACCCTGACGCCCGAGGGGCAAGCCTATCTGGGCGCGGCGCGGCGAATCCTGGCGGAGCTGGACGACGCGGAGCAGGCCATCGCCGATCGCGGCGCGCCGCGCGGACGGCTGAGGGTGAGCGCCGCCCTCTCGCATGGGCGCCTCTGCGTGGTCCCCCTGCTGGGCGACTTCACGGCGCGATACCCTCACATCCTGGTCGACATCAATCTGACCGACAGGGTGGTCGACATCGCAGCGGGTGAGGCGGACGTCGGTATTCGCTTCGGCCCGCTGCCTGACAGCGGTTTGACGGCGCGCAAGATTGGCGAGATGCCGCGAATGATTGTGGCTTCGCCTGACTATCTGGCCCGGCGAGGGACACCTAGGGTTCCCGAGGACCTGCACCACCACAACTGCTTGAACTTCAATTTTCGCCGGGCCGCACCGGTGTGGCCCTTCGTGCGCGACGGGCGCGAATACAGTTTGTCGGTGAAGGGCTGCATCGAAGCCAATAACGGAGAGACCCTGGGCCAGTTGGCCGCGGCCGGCGTGGGGGTGACGCGGGTCGGCGCATTCAGCGTCGAGGAAGAGCTGCGCTCGGGCCGGCTGGTTCCTCTGCTGGAGCGATACAATCCAGGCGACGTGGAGAACGTTCACGCCGTCTTTGTCGGTGGCGCGTCCCTGCCCGCGCGGGTCAGGGTGTTCGTCGACTATCTGGCCGACGCCTTGCAATGA
- a CDS encoding GlxA family transcriptional regulator, with amino-acid sequence MSTRPLRPKAARTTALPPKTRRVAMLAYPDVQMLDVMGPLEVFSRASRWLKDSGLRDDHAYQVEIIGLKRGAFPASSGLRLHADRRFDEVRRGIDTLLIAGGRGAERYCAHPPLLRWIRRQAGFVRRLASICTGTFFLAEAGLLEGRRATTHWASCDALARRHPGIQVEADRIFVQDGGLYTSAGVTAGMDLALALVEEDHGREAALETARALVMFLRRPGGQAQFSAQLSVQLAKQEPLRELQAYIQDHPRADLSVPTLARRVAMSPRNFARVFTREVGMTPARFVTSTRVETARRLLEESSEDLETVCAMSGLGTPEAMRRAFLHKVGIPPGQYRERFTRHAIAATS; translated from the coding sequence ATGTCCACGCGCCCCTTGCGGCCCAAGGCCGCGCGCACCACCGCGCTGCCACCGAAGACCCGTCGGGTGGCCATGCTGGCCTACCCGGACGTCCAGATGCTGGACGTCATGGGGCCCCTGGAGGTCTTCTCGCGCGCGTCGCGCTGGCTCAAGGACAGCGGCCTGCGCGACGACCATGCCTACCAGGTCGAGATCATCGGGCTGAAGCGCGGAGCTTTCCCCGCGTCCTCGGGGCTGAGGCTGCACGCGGACCGTCGCTTCGACGAAGTGCGCCGCGGCATCGACACCCTGCTCATCGCGGGAGGACGGGGCGCGGAGCGCTACTGCGCGCATCCACCGCTCCTACGGTGGATCCGCCGGCAGGCGGGGTTCGTGCGACGGCTCGCTTCCATCTGCACCGGGACCTTCTTCCTCGCCGAAGCGGGGCTGCTCGAGGGCCGCCGCGCCACCACCCACTGGGCCTCGTGCGACGCGCTCGCCCGCAGGCACCCCGGCATCCAGGTGGAAGCCGACCGCATCTTCGTCCAGGACGGAGGGCTCTACACCTCCGCGGGCGTCACCGCGGGCATGGACCTGGCCCTCGCGCTCGTGGAGGAGGACCACGGCCGCGAGGCGGCGCTGGAGACGGCCCGGGCCCTGGTGATGTTCCTGCGCCGCCCCGGGGGCCAGGCCCAGTTCAGCGCGCAGCTCTCCGTGCAGCTCGCGAAGCAGGAGCCGCTGCGTGAGCTACAGGCGTACATCCAGGACCACCCGCGTGCGGACCTCTCGGTGCCCACCCTCGCCCGGCGCGTGGCGATGAGCCCGCGCAACTTCGCCCGGGTCTTCACGCGCGAGGTGGGGATGACCCCGGCGCGCTTCGTGACCTCCACCCGCGTGGAGACCGCGCGCCGTCTGCTCGAGGAGTCCTCGGAGGACCTTGAGACCGTGTGCGCGATGAGCGGGCTCGGCACTCCGGAGGCCATGCGCCGCGCCTTCCTTCACAAGGTGGGCATCCCACCCGGCCAGTACCGCGAGCGCTTCACCCGTCACGCCATTGCCGCAACCTCCTGA
- a CDS encoding DJ-1/PfpI family protein, with product MKPNRRFHRAALLLLALLLNAGAASAVEPAKHYVCPPCAQPCDAQVHDKPGTCPHCGMKLVEQQKATAPALPRRKVAILIYNGVEIIDYTGPYEMFGGASYDVFTVAETLAPVTTAMGMTVVPKHAFADAPQADIVVVPGGGVTEAQHSKPTLTWVKQQSTRVQQLMSVCNGAFILANAGLLDGLNATTTYINLEKLQAAFPKVKVVDDQRVVDNGRIITTAGLAAGIDGALHVIAKLDGQGLAQQVALAGEYDWRPRASFVRAALADRLIPKIDLSALGDWDMANTEGSTDRWEQVITGRSTLDAARLMAQLDQGLVAGKWMRLAPAPASAASPLRSDWRFNGRKGEPWTGVLTIHPQPGAAGQYTVKLLIARAR from the coding sequence ATGAAACCGAACCGTCGCTTCCACCGCGCTGCCCTCCTCCTGCTCGCCCTTCTCCTGAACGCAGGCGCGGCCTCCGCCGTGGAGCCCGCGAAGCACTACGTCTGCCCGCCCTGTGCGCAGCCCTGTGACGCGCAGGTGCACGACAAGCCGGGCACGTGCCCGCACTGCGGAATGAAGCTGGTCGAGCAGCAGAAGGCGACGGCGCCCGCCCTGCCGCGCAGGAAGGTCGCCATCCTCATCTACAACGGCGTGGAGATCATCGACTACACAGGCCCCTACGAGATGTTCGGCGGTGCGAGCTACGACGTGTTCACCGTCGCAGAGACGCTCGCGCCGGTGACCACCGCGATGGGGATGACCGTCGTCCCCAAGCATGCGTTCGCCGATGCCCCCCAGGCCGACATCGTCGTGGTGCCCGGAGGCGGGGTGACCGAGGCGCAGCACAGCAAGCCGACGCTCACGTGGGTGAAGCAGCAGAGCACCCGCGTGCAGCAACTGATGTCCGTCTGCAACGGCGCCTTCATCCTGGCGAATGCGGGCCTGCTCGACGGGCTGAACGCGACGACCACCTACATCAACCTCGAGAAGCTCCAGGCCGCCTTCCCGAAGGTCAAGGTCGTGGACGACCAGCGCGTCGTGGACAACGGGCGCATCATCACCACCGCGGGGCTCGCCGCGGGCATCGACGGAGCGTTGCATGTGATTGCCAAGCTGGATGGCCAGGGGCTCGCGCAGCAGGTGGCGCTCGCGGGCGAGTATGACTGGCGTCCCCGAGCGAGCTTCGTGCGCGCAGCGCTCGCCGACCGGCTCATCCCCAAGATCGACCTGAGCGCGCTCGGCGACTGGGACATGGCGAACACCGAGGGGAGCACTGACCGCTGGGAGCAGGTCATCACGGGACGCTCCACCCTCGACGCAGCGAGGTTGATGGCGCAACTGGACCAGGGGCTCGTGGCAGGAAAGTGGATGCGCCTCGCGCCTGCCCCCGCGAGCGCGGCCTCGCCGCTGCGCAGCGATTGGCGCTTCAACGGGCGCAAGGGCGAGCCCTGGACCGGCGTGCTGACGATTCACCCGCAGCCGGGCGCCGCGGGCCAGTACACGGTGAAGCTGCTCATCGCGCGCGCAAGGTAG